A window of the candidate division KSB1 bacterium genome harbors these coding sequences:
- a CDS encoding ferritin family protein: MSNQTTAVKALKTAIEIEDQGLLNFLKFARQTKDTTGKNMFIRLAMDEHEHRRIIEKQLANLMEGKPLLKIEIPKSEIEQVAPTIREKQQKTRGESGLLEIDALNTALDLERKAAKFFRDQANLVDDPEAKSMFIRLAEWEDAHFDIIQAELDSIQGTGFWFGIPEFQMDGKF; this comes from the coding sequence ATGTCAAACCAAACCACCGCTGTCAAAGCTCTGAAAACCGCCATCGAAATAGAGGATCAGGGGCTATTGAATTTTTTGAAATTTGCCCGCCAGACCAAAGATACCACGGGCAAGAACATGTTCATACGATTGGCCATGGATGAACATGAGCATCGCCGCATCATCGAGAAACAGTTGGCCAATTTGATGGAGGGCAAGCCACTGCTCAAGATCGAAATTCCCAAATCCGAGATTGAACAGGTGGCGCCGACGATTCGAGAGAAACAGCAGAAAACCCGAGGCGAATCGGGCCTGCTGGAGATCGATGCGTTGAACACGGCGCTCGATTTAGAGCGAAAAGCAGCTAAATTTTTCAGGGATCAGGCCAATTTAGTGGACGATCCTGAAGCCAAATCCATGTTTATCCGATTGGCTGAGTGGGAGGACGCCCATTTCGACATCATTCAGGCGGAATTGGATTCAATTCAGGGCACGGGGTTCTGGTTTGGGATTCCTGAGTTTCAGATGGACGGGAAGTTTTGA
- a CDS encoding ferritin family protein has protein sequence MAGKNVGLMEAIQIAMDAEAKANKFYAESAQKVTSEQGRNLLKQLADFERNHYNKLNELKISLEKEGKFIKYEGTQFKPFQIEAAPEAARTPEAHKEDVLDILAMAIDAESKAHQHYKRMAGETKDKDGKAMFEKLAEEETMHRRILSDEYYQIANSGGLWVWGE, from the coding sequence ATGGCAGGAAAAAATGTGGGCTTGATGGAAGCAATTCAAATTGCAATGGACGCCGAGGCAAAGGCCAATAAATTCTATGCAGAATCCGCCCAAAAAGTCACAAGTGAACAAGGCAGAAATTTGCTTAAACAATTAGCTGACTTTGAGCGGAATCATTACAACAAGCTGAATGAGCTAAAAATTTCTTTGGAAAAAGAGGGCAAATTCATCAAGTATGAAGGCACGCAATTTAAGCCGTTTCAAATAGAGGCAGCACCTGAAGCGGCGCGAACGCCCGAAGCTCATAAAGAAGATGTGCTCGATATCCTGGCGATGGCCATCGATGCTGAATCCAAAGCGCACCAGCACTATAAGCGAATGGCGGGGGAAACAAAAGATAAAGATGGTAAGGCGATGTTCGAAAAACTGGCCGAAGAAGAGACCATGCACCGCCGCATTCTGAGCGACGAATATTATCAAATCGCCAATAGCGGTGGCTTATGGGTTTGGGGAGAATGA
- a CDS encoding polysaccharide deacetylase family protein: MTSQEFSQFNVVRGQLSMLLDHPFQLQLLKSKIITEQTYHEHQLDLSIGISSISESFGAETFYAPFLKHQISQSKILPDSVVLMRDNEFIYHQGAIIRGDPNKKELALVFTGDEFADGAAHIRSVLAKYHIKASFFLTGNFYRNPNFKNDILDLKSDGHYLGAHSDNHLLYCDWNNRDSLLVSREQFFDDLKNNYAIMEQFGIYKFQARYFLPPFEWYNRTVADWTQQIGLTLINFSPGTKSHTDWTYPELGNLYQSSDTIMASILDFERREPHGLNGFILLLHIGSDPRRTDKFYHKLDQLIDELLQRGYRFKRIDELLK; the protein is encoded by the coding sequence ATGACATCTCAAGAATTCTCGCAATTCAATGTCGTTCGAGGACAGCTCTCTATGCTTCTCGATCATCCTTTCCAACTCCAGTTGTTAAAATCGAAAATCATTACTGAGCAAACCTACCACGAACATCAATTGGATTTATCGATTGGGATCTCATCGATCAGCGAATCGTTCGGGGCCGAAACGTTTTATGCCCCTTTTCTGAAACATCAGATCTCACAGTCCAAAATTTTACCTGATTCCGTAGTTTTGATGCGCGACAATGAATTTATTTATCACCAGGGAGCCATCATTCGCGGTGATCCAAACAAAAAGGAGTTGGCTCTGGTTTTCACAGGTGATGAATTCGCCGATGGGGCGGCGCATATTCGATCCGTTTTAGCAAAATATCACATCAAGGCCTCATTTTTTCTGACAGGCAATTTTTATCGCAACCCAAATTTTAAAAATGACATTCTTGATCTTAAGTCCGATGGGCATTATCTGGGTGCTCATTCCGACAATCATCTGCTATACTGCGATTGGAACAATCGGGATAGCTTACTGGTTAGCCGTGAACAATTCTTCGATGATTTAAAAAACAATTACGCAATTATGGAGCAATTTGGCATATACAAATTCCAAGCGAGATATTTCTTGCCGCCATTTGAGTGGTATAATCGCACTGTTGCTGATTGGACTCAACAAATTGGACTCACGCTTATCAATTTCTCTCCTGGCACAAAATCCCATACAGACTGGACCTATCCGGAACTGGGTAATCTTTATCAATCCAGCGATACTATCATGGCGAGTATTTTAGATTTTGAACGGAGAGAACCTCATGGATTGAATGGTTTTATTTTGTTGCTTCATATTGGGAGCGACCCGCGAAGAACTGATAAGTTTTATCACAAATTAGATCAACTGATCGATGAATTGCTCCAACGGGGCTATCGATTCAAAAGGATCGACGAATTATTGAAATGA
- a CDS encoding YfiM family protein, which produces MDCNSWLLALGLIIAINTTTPLVDPFSNSGADAMLESSNSLSTMRSFHQDSMRSGSMALPDRTLSGIDSSEEVSPCSKAALIASVAGFNYWYYKRLKPVWWDGDGAHFHFINDWYRNYALEQDKFSHFFAAQFMARQWATICENLGWPTERAYFWGAICALTTETGTEVLDGFTRRFGFSFPDYLADIGGAFFPYFQQKYPALQHIKMKMSYRASPFYLGGGTDLFEDYDGMTFWWSFNIRQLLPVRIKKYYPYFLWVAVGYGVDRVWIGPHRTRQLYLALDYNFSNARIRNRLIRYLLNLLDLVHLGAPTLQLYPFFKNYGYFY; this is translated from the coding sequence ATGGACTGCAATTCGTGGCTCCTGGCATTAGGCTTGATAATTGCCATCAACACGACAACACCTCTGGTGGATCCATTCAGTAATAGTGGTGCCGATGCGATGCTTGAGAGTTCGAACAGCTTGTCGACCATGCGGTCATTTCACCAGGATTCAATGCGATCAGGATCAATGGCGCTGCCAGACAGGACGCTTTCAGGAATTGATTCATCAGAGGAGGTATCCCCTTGTTCAAAAGCGGCGCTGATTGCAAGTGTTGCTGGCTTCAATTACTGGTATTATAAACGACTCAAGCCCGTTTGGTGGGACGGCGATGGAGCTCATTTTCATTTTATTAATGACTGGTACAGAAATTATGCTCTGGAACAGGATAAATTCAGCCATTTTTTTGCTGCTCAGTTTATGGCCCGTCAATGGGCGACCATTTGTGAAAACCTGGGCTGGCCGACGGAGCGGGCTTATTTCTGGGGTGCGATCTGTGCGTTAACGACTGAAACGGGAACTGAGGTCTTAGATGGTTTCACCCGTCGTTTTGGATTCAGCTTTCCCGATTATCTGGCTGATATTGGCGGGGCATTTTTTCCTTACTTTCAGCAAAAATACCCAGCTTTGCAACACATAAAAATGAAAATGAGCTATCGAGCATCTCCGTTTTATCTCGGTGGAGGAACCGATCTTTTTGAAGATTATGATGGCATGACTTTCTGGTGGAGCTTTAATATTCGTCAGCTTCTGCCTGTTCGAATAAAAAAATATTACCCCTATTTTCTTTGGGTGGCTGTTGGATATGGAGTTGATAGGGTATGGATTGGACCCCATCGTACTCGACAACTCTACCTTGCACTTGATTATAATTTCAGCAATGCTCGGATAAGAAATCGATTGATTAGGTATCTGTTGAATTTATTGGATCTGGTTCATCTCGGTGCTCCTACCCTGCAATTATATCCTTTTTTCAAAAATTATGGTTATTTCTACTAA
- a CDS encoding ferritin family protein: MSLTVEQALKVAIDAEIQAYNLYTSAAQKISGAGTKTMLTELAQQELGHRRKLEHVLAKKDYSVLGKSVPKESRGIAEFLADTEELPANATTQQVMIFAIKKEERAFNFYTTLKDQFLGTELENLFSGLAAEEQGHKVKLEEDYEEHFMQWN, encoded by the coding sequence ATGTCCTTAACCGTAGAGCAGGCGCTGAAGGTCGCCATCGATGCGGAAATTCAGGCCTATAATCTTTATACCAGCGCTGCCCAAAAGATCAGTGGGGCTGGCACCAAAACCATGTTGACGGAATTGGCGCAGCAGGAGCTGGGGCATCGGAGAAAATTGGAGCATGTATTGGCGAAAAAAGACTACAGTGTGTTAGGCAAATCGGTCCCGAAAGAGAGCCGAGGAATTGCCGAGTTTTTGGCCGATACCGAGGAATTGCCAGCCAATGCCACCACGCAGCAAGTAATGATCTTCGCCATCAAAAAGGAAGAGCGGGCGTTCAATTTTTACACCACGCTGAAAGATCAATTTTTGGGCACAGAGCTGGAAAATTTGTTCAGTGGTCTGGCAGCGGAAGAACAGGGCCATAAGGTCAAATTGGAAGAAGATTACGAAGAGCATTTCATGCAGTGGAATTGA
- the acnA gene encoding aconitate hydratase AcnA: MRNKAISFQVQKTVQIGTTKFILYSIEKLSKELNRIIHRLPFSIKILLESLLRHENGVEVTQNDIINLASWKAKNVQKVEIPFMPARVVLQDFTGVPAVVDLAALRSAAVRLGGDPQKVNPQIPVDLVIDHSVQVDRFGTKTALAFNAEKEFERNRERYEFLKWATHTFKNFRVVPPATGIVHQVNLEYLAKVVQQQKDETGQTVLFPDTLVGTDSHTPMINGLGVLGWGVGGIEAEATMLGQPYYMLMPEVIGFKLTGKLQPGATATDLVLTVTEMLRKKGVVGKFVEFYGTGLSSLSLPDRATISNMAPEYGATVGYFPVDDETLRYLRNSGRPEELAQIVEYYCKEQGLFRTDETPDPEFTDTVELDLGNVVPSVSGPKRPQDRVSLERVKKYWYETLQAPTDKRGFAVKEEDKDKITTLTVGEQTFPLRHGSVVISAITSCTNTSNPSVMIGAGLLARNAVKLGLKTKPWVKTSLAPGSKVVTEYLHATGLMPYLEALGFHLVGYGCTTCIGNSGPLPEHISKAINENKLVTVAVLSGNRNFEGRINPDVQASFLMSPPLVVAYALAGSIDVDLMNEPIGYDPNGQPVFLKDIWPNEAEVQQLIDEYVKSEMFQRQYSDVFDGNETWNRVAVPKGDVYEWNPKSTYIQEPPFFKNVTAEIPPLKNIFGARVLAWLPDSTTTDHISPAGAISPTSPAGKYLISIGVQPKDFNSYGSRRGNHEVMMRGTLANIRIKNKLLPGIEGGYTIYQPTGEQLAMWDAAERYMKDGTPLLILAGKEYGSGSSRDWAAKGVLLQGVKAVIAETYERIHRSNLVGMGVLPLQFKPGQSVESLGLTGFETFDIIGIEENLKPGAELIVKATSKDNKVIEFRVDCRLDTPVELEYYRHGGILNAVLRKNLLN; the protein is encoded by the coding sequence ATGAGAAATAAGGCAATTTCATTTCAGGTTCAGAAAACGGTTCAGATCGGTACAACAAAATTTATTTTGTATAGCATCGAAAAACTATCAAAAGAATTAAACAGAATAATCCATCGCCTCCCCTTCTCTATCAAAATCCTGCTCGAATCCTTGCTCCGCCATGAGAACGGGGTGGAAGTCACCCAAAACGATATCATCAATTTGGCCAGTTGGAAAGCCAAAAATGTCCAGAAAGTCGAAATTCCTTTTATGCCTGCTCGGGTGGTGTTGCAGGATTTCACGGGTGTGCCCGCCGTCGTTGATCTGGCAGCACTTCGATCGGCCGCTGTTCGATTGGGGGGTGATCCGCAAAAAGTCAATCCACAAATTCCCGTCGATCTGGTGATCGATCATTCTGTGCAGGTGGATCGCTTCGGGACGAAAACGGCGTTGGCTTTCAATGCGGAAAAGGAGTTCGAACGAAATCGGGAGCGTTATGAGTTCTTGAAATGGGCCACCCATACCTTCAAAAATTTTCGGGTCGTGCCGCCTGCCACTGGCATTGTGCATCAAGTCAACCTGGAATATCTGGCTAAGGTAGTGCAACAGCAGAAGGATGAGACTGGGCAAACGGTCTTATTTCCCGATACGCTGGTCGGCACCGATTCGCACACACCGATGATCAACGGCCTGGGCGTGCTCGGCTGGGGCGTTGGTGGCATCGAGGCAGAGGCGACGATGTTAGGACAACCGTATTATATGCTTATGCCTGAAGTGATCGGCTTCAAGCTCACAGGGAAATTGCAACCAGGGGCGACGGCTACGGATCTGGTGCTGACGGTCACGGAGATGCTGCGCAAAAAGGGCGTGGTCGGCAAATTTGTGGAATTTTATGGGACAGGCCTGTCCTCGCTGAGCCTGCCTGATCGAGCCACCATCTCCAATATGGCGCCCGAATACGGCGCTACAGTCGGCTATTTCCCTGTTGATGATGAAACCTTGCGTTACCTCAGAAATTCGGGACGGCCAGAGGAACTGGCACAAATCGTCGAGTATTATTGCAAAGAACAGGGCTTGTTCCGCACCGATGAGACGCCTGATCCTGAATTCACCGACACGGTCGAATTGGATCTGGGCAACGTCGTTCCCAGTGTTTCTGGGCCGAAACGCCCCCAGGATCGGGTGAGTTTAGAGCGAGTTAAAAAATATTGGTATGAAACCCTGCAAGCGCCAACTGATAAGCGGGGCTTCGCTGTGAAGGAAGAAGATAAAGACAAAATTACCACGCTAACCGTAGGGGAACAGACCTTTCCGCTGCGACACGGCTCGGTGGTGATCTCGGCCATCACTTCCTGTACCAACACTTCCAATCCATCGGTGATGATCGGTGCAGGGCTACTGGCTCGTAATGCCGTCAAGCTGGGGCTGAAAACCAAGCCGTGGGTGAAAACCTCGCTGGCGCCAGGGTCAAAGGTGGTCACTGAATATCTTCATGCCACAGGACTGATGCCCTATCTGGAGGCGCTGGGATTTCATCTGGTGGGCTATGGCTGCACCACCTGCATCGGTAATTCAGGCCCGCTACCAGAGCATATTTCCAAGGCGATTAATGAAAATAAGCTGGTAACTGTCGCCGTGCTGTCGGGCAATCGCAACTTCGAGGGACGCATCAACCCCGATGTGCAAGCCAGCTTTTTGATGTCGCCACCATTGGTCGTGGCCTATGCGTTAGCAGGTTCAATCGACGTCGATTTGATGAATGAGCCGATCGGGTATGATCCCAATGGCCAGCCTGTTTTTTTGAAGGATATTTGGCCAAACGAGGCTGAGGTTCAGCAGTTGATCGATGAATACGTCAAATCCGAGATGTTTCAGCGCCAGTACAGCGATGTATTCGATGGCAATGAGACCTGGAATCGGGTGGCGGTTCCCAAAGGCGATGTCTATGAGTGGAATCCAAAGAGCACCTATATTCAGGAGCCGCCGTTCTTCAAAAACGTTACTGCCGAAATTCCGCCATTGAAAAATATTTTTGGTGCTAGGGTGCTGGCCTGGCTGCCCGATTCGACCACGACGGATCATATTTCGCCTGCGGGAGCGATCTCGCCAACTTCACCAGCAGGGAAATACCTCATTTCCATCGGGGTTCAACCAAAGGATTTCAATTCTTACGGCAGCCGTAGGGGCAATCATGAGGTGATGATGCGAGGCACGCTGGCCAATATTCGGATCAAGAATAAGCTGCTCCCAGGCATAGAGGGCGGCTACACGATTTACCAGCCCACAGGCGAGCAACTGGCGATGTGGGATGCTGCCGAAAGATATATGAAGGACGGAACTCCATTGCTCATTTTGGCGGGCAAAGAATACGGGTCAGGCTCGTCTCGGGACTGGGCGGCCAAAGGCGTTTTGTTGCAGGGCGTGAAAGCGGTGATTGCCGAAACCTACGAGCGGATTCATCGATCGAATCTTGTAGGCATGGGCGTGCTGCCGCTGCAATTCAAACCAGGTCAAAGCGTAGAAAGTCTGGGCCTGACGGGATTCGAGACATTCGATATTATCGGTATTGAAGAAAATCTGAAACCAGGAGCAGAATTAATTGTAAAGGCGACTTCGAAAGATAACAAAGTCATCGAATTTAGAGTCGATTGCCGATTGGATACGCCAGTGGAGTTGGAATATTATCGGCATGGGGGGATTTTGAATGCGGTGCTGAGGAAGAATCTATTGAATTAA
- a CDS encoding sodium:solute symporter family protein has translation MNNILLGILGYILLQLFLGVVVSKKVRSETDFLLAGRKLGFMLATFSIFATWFGAESCVGTAGAAYADGLAGVTADPFGYSICLLLMGLVFAVPLWNMKLTTIADFFRRRFSLAAERITALLMVPTSLLWAAAQIRAFGQVLSASSQMELTVAITIAAIVVICYTALGGLLADAITDIIQGIVLIAGLMIVSFSVIGEHGGIGAAITSVAPQKLSFIPIDIESGPSSIFTIAEAWAIPICGSVVAQEVISRVIASRTPNIARGSSLMASWLYFCVGLIPLFIGLIGFTILPNLEDPEHILPLMAQQHLSRFLYIVFAGALVSAILSTVDSALLAASALFSHNLVFSLRPQTLDKHRLTIVRSLVIIMGVLAYLLALHAEGIYRLVKDASSFGSAGIFVVLVFGLFTRFGSERSAVAALIAGASVWIIFHYFFAFKWSYILSLSLAFACYIFVAFAERLVLKFSLRFQDT, from the coding sequence GTGAACAACATTCTGCTGGGCATACTGGGTTATATTTTACTCCAGTTATTTTTGGGTGTTGTGGTCTCCAAGAAAGTACGATCGGAGACCGATTTTCTATTGGCTGGCCGAAAACTCGGTTTTATGCTAGCCACTTTTTCGATTTTTGCCACCTGGTTTGGGGCAGAATCTTGTGTTGGGACCGCTGGGGCAGCTTATGCTGATGGATTGGCTGGCGTCACCGCAGACCCGTTCGGCTATTCCATTTGCTTGTTGCTGATGGGGTTGGTGTTTGCGGTTCCGTTATGGAACATGAAATTGACCACCATTGCAGATTTTTTCAGAAGACGTTTTTCGCTTGCTGCAGAGCGCATTACCGCCTTGCTGATGGTGCCTACATCTTTGCTCTGGGCAGCAGCCCAAATTCGGGCATTTGGTCAGGTGCTTTCCGCTTCCTCTCAGATGGAGTTAACAGTTGCAATCACCATCGCTGCGATTGTGGTAATCTGCTACACCGCGCTCGGCGGATTGTTAGCTGATGCCATTACCGATATTATCCAAGGCATAGTGCTTATCGCTGGCTTGATGATCGTCAGTTTTTCGGTCATTGGAGAGCATGGAGGAATTGGTGCTGCGATCACTTCAGTGGCGCCTCAGAAACTCTCGTTCATCCCAATAGACATTGAGTCCGGCCCATCATCAATTTTTACCATCGCTGAAGCCTGGGCCATTCCCATCTGTGGTTCGGTGGTAGCGCAGGAAGTCATTTCCCGGGTGATCGCTTCCCGAACTCCTAATATTGCCCGTGGGTCATCGCTCATGGCCAGTTGGCTGTATTTTTGCGTCGGTCTCATCCCACTATTCATCGGCTTGATCGGCTTCACGATTTTGCCCAATCTCGAGGACCCAGAACATATTCTGCCCCTCATGGCGCAACAGCATTTGTCCCGATTCCTTTATATCGTGTTCGCAGGAGCTCTGGTTTCCGCGATCCTGTCAACTGTCGATAGCGCCTTATTAGCAGCTTCAGCATTATTCTCCCACAACTTAGTCTTTTCCCTTCGACCGCAGACTCTGGACAAGCATCGGCTAACCATCGTCCGCTCGTTAGTGATCATTATGGGGGTGCTCGCCTATCTCCTCGCCCTCCATGCTGAAGGAATTTATCGGTTGGTCAAAGATGCCTCTTCGTTCGGCAGCGCTGGGATATTCGTGGTTTTGGTCTTTGGCTTGTTTACTCGCTTCGGCAGTGAGCGAAGCGCCGTGGCTGCGTTGATCGCAGGGGCTAGCGTTTGGATCATATTCCATTATTTCTTTGCATTCAAATGGAGCTATATTCTTTCGCTCTCGCTGGCGTTTGCCTGCTATATTTTCGTCGCATTTGCTGAGCGGTTGGTTCTCAAATTCTCGTTGCGTTTTCAAGATACCTGA
- the selD gene encoding selenide, water dikinase SelD, with the protein MSERQNKRLTETVKCAGUASKLSLTELGDILQQLPQPNDPRLLVGINTADDAGVYQLSDEIALIQTVDFFTPIVDDPYDFGRISAANSLSDVYAMGGRPLTALNIVGFHQKYFSNDVLVKILKGGYDKVSEAGAVIVGGHTIMDEELKYGLAVTGIIHPAKVVTNAGARPGDRLVLTKPLGTGIISTALKAGQNLGDLLTRAVEAMATLNRAASEAMQAVGVHACTDITGFGLMGHGYEMAVASGVGFKIWYQAVPIFEEAIQLVNDGFVPGGTSNNRYFLNQKVIIPDSLDWARSTLLFDAQTSGGLLISVAQEKLDRLLEKLEQNNVSTIAVIGEVIEQHPGVIEII; encoded by the coding sequence ATGTCGGAACGCCAAAACAAACGATTGACCGAGACAGTAAAATGTGCTGGCTGAGCATCAAAATTGAGCTTAACGGAGTTAGGCGATATATTGCAACAGCTTCCACAGCCGAATGATCCGCGCTTATTAGTAGGAATTAATACGGCCGATGATGCTGGGGTCTATCAATTATCGGATGAGATTGCGCTAATCCAGACGGTCGATTTCTTCACCCCCATTGTGGATGATCCCTATGATTTCGGTCGCATCTCAGCGGCTAACTCGCTGAGCGATGTTTACGCCATGGGCGGAAGACCGCTAACCGCCCTGAATATCGTGGGTTTTCACCAAAAATATTTTAGCAATGATGTATTGGTGAAAATTCTCAAAGGCGGATACGACAAGGTCAGCGAAGCCGGCGCCGTGATAGTCGGAGGCCATACCATTATGGATGAAGAGCTAAAATACGGTTTGGCGGTCACCGGGATTATCCATCCTGCCAAGGTTGTCACGAATGCTGGTGCCCGACCAGGCGACAGATTGGTTTTGACCAAGCCACTGGGAACTGGAATTATCTCAACTGCATTGAAAGCGGGTCAAAACTTGGGAGACCTTTTGACGCGCGCTGTTGAGGCAATGGCCACGTTAAATCGAGCTGCTTCAGAGGCCATGCAAGCGGTTGGCGTCCATGCTTGTACCGACATCACAGGTTTTGGCTTGATGGGACATGGATATGAGATGGCGGTTGCCAGCGGGGTTGGGTTTAAAATTTGGTATCAAGCAGTCCCTATCTTCGAAGAGGCAATTCAATTGGTTAATGACGGGTTTGTGCCAGGCGGGACCAGCAACAATCGCTACTTTTTGAACCAGAAGGTGATCATCCCAGATTCGCTCGACTGGGCACGCTCCACGCTCCTGTTCGATGCCCAGACATCTGGGGGGCTATTGATTTCGGTCGCACAGGAGAAACTCGATCGCTTGCTGGAAAAATTGGAACAAAACAATGTGTCAACCATCGCTGTCATCGGTGAAGTGATAGAACAACACCCTGGCGTAATTGAAATCATCTAA
- a CDS encoding prenyltransferase has translation MKSIAIWWQAFRFHFVPPSFMPAILGSVLAWALTGQFYFWYFLIAVIGVTINHIALNMTDDYFDYKHSVDRAKDREKNPYSGGSGTLTSGLIQPRTMYLVLMAGYVITILLGLYLTALRGWWVFIIGAFGMGCAYFYTAPPIRYGYHGFGELSQLINFSLTIGLGAYYVQAQAFSSEAAWALLPLGFMMFSMITINEIPDEADDRAGGKNNLVVIFGKKTAVWLYGLSMVIAYLIVLVTPLLKLTNPWMLLSLATLPWFIKAFSILYRHYQDALQMSPANMLTIRIHNVTGLLLIAAYVIQGLRNGLPFRSILLALIVLVVLYLPVVLTVFIPIIPVKPGEKYVKRS, from the coding sequence TTGAAATCGATCGCCATATGGTGGCAGGCGTTCCGCTTTCATTTTGTGCCGCCTAGCTTTATGCCAGCCATCCTGGGAAGCGTGCTGGCCTGGGCACTGACAGGTCAATTCTATTTCTGGTATTTTCTTATCGCTGTCATCGGCGTGACGATCAACCACATCGCTTTGAACATGACCGATGACTATTTCGATTACAAGCACTCGGTGGATCGGGCCAAAGATCGGGAGAAGAATCCCTACTCCGGCGGCAGCGGGACGCTCACCTCGGGGCTGATCCAACCGAGAACCATGTATCTGGTCTTGATGGCAGGCTATGTGATTACCATCCTGCTTGGTCTGTATTTGACAGCGCTGCGAGGCTGGTGGGTGTTCATTATCGGCGCTTTTGGAATGGGTTGCGCCTATTTTTACACGGCCCCGCCTATTCGGTACGGTTATCATGGCTTTGGCGAGCTCTCCCAATTGATCAATTTCAGCCTGACCATCGGCTTGGGTGCTTACTACGTTCAGGCGCAAGCCTTTTCCAGCGAAGCTGCTTGGGCTCTGCTGCCACTGGGCTTCATGATGTTTTCGATGATCACCATCAATGAAATCCCTGATGAAGCCGACGATCGGGCAGGCGGAAAAAATAATCTGGTGGTCATTTTTGGCAAAAAGACAGCGGTCTGGTTGTATGGCCTTAGCATGGTGATCGCCTATCTTATCGTGCTGGTCACGCCGCTGCTGAAGCTCACCAACCCCTGGATGCTTTTGAGCCTGGCGACGCTGCCGTGGTTCATCAAAGCGTTTTCGATTTTGTATCGGCATTATCAGGATGCCCTGCAGATGTCGCCTGCTAACATGCTGACCATTCGCATCCATAACGTGACGGGCTTGCTGCTAATCGCCGCTTATGTGATTCAGGGCTTGAGAAATGGACTGCCATTTCGCTCGATACTCTTGGCGCTGATTGTTTTGGTCGTATTATATTTGCCCGTGGTTTTGACAGTTTTTATTCCGATCATTCCAGTGAAGCCTGGTGAGAAATATGTCAAGAGGAGTTAA